GGATGTTTAACTGCGCTAAAAAAGTACCGTTAAACCTTTGCGAAATTGAGCTGGATGTTCGTTTTCTGTTTTGGATTTCAAGTTACCTGCATCCAAGTGCGGTTTATCTTCCATGCTCATAGCAGAGAAGGAGCAGGTGAGAGCCGTGTTATCAACTTGTTTCTCTTGgctttatatatatgtatgtatatttgtAAATATTCACCTGTTGGGTTTGGGGTTGGGTTTATGAGATGCATATAACAGGTTAATGTGTGTTTGGTCTGAGGATTGATGGATTGGAATTGACCCCCTCCCCCACCGCGGTTTGATGGGAGGAGGGGAGGAACCTGTCTATAAATCTCTCGGTCCTCACACACAttattgttacgactaagaacagTATGTTTGAAACGCGTTAACGATTGCCATTGGTGGATGGATTTGTCCTTATGTCTAACTTGCTGTTGTAAATAAAGACAAAGAAACAACACAACAAAGTGAGTTCTGGAACCTCCTTTTATTCATACAGTACATCATaatggcttctctcctgggtGAATTCtttcatgtgtaacaagatttgatttacttgtaaaacatttctcacatactgaacatgaatatggtttcactcctgtgtgaattctctcatgccgGACAAGTGTTGATTTGTctgtaaagcatttcccacatagtgagcatgaatatggtttctctcctgtgtgagttctctcatgtaaaacaagatttgatttctttaaaaaacatttctcacattctggacatgaatatggcttctctcctgtatgagttTTCTTATGCATAATAAGAGCTGATTTATTTGTaaagcattttccacattctggacaagaaaatggtttctcccctgtgtgacttctctgatgtgttTCAAGATatgatttatttgtaaaacatttcccacattctgaacatgaatatggcttctctcctgtgtgaattctttcatgTGTAACAAGGTTTGAATTATCTGTAAAGCATTTCTcacactctgaacatgaatatggctttacTCCAGTGTGACTTCTCagatgtctaacaagatgtgaATGATATATAAatgattttccacattctgaacaagaaaattgtttctctcctgtgtgaatttgtGCATGTCTTATAAGATGTGATTTTacagtaaaacattttccacattctgaacatgaatacggcttccctcctgtgtgatgtttctcATGTGTAATAAGATTTGATTTATCtttgaaacatttcccacactctgaacatgaatatggcttctctcctgtgtgaattctctggtgtATTATAAGATTTGATTTCAAACCAAAATATTTtccacactctgaacatgaatatggcttctctcctgtgtgaattctctcatgtataataagatttgatttccttgtaaaacatttcccacataatgaacatgaatatggtttctctcctgtgtgaattcttctgTGAGCAAAGAGACTTGAGCTTTTCAGAAACAGTTTTCCACATTCTCCAGACTGAAACCTTTCATCTCCTTTCTGCCCAGCACTTATGACATTTTGTGATTGGTCTGATGGAGGATCCTCATGATTTAGGGGATTATATAATAAGTCTGGCCTTGTGATAGCAATCTGTGATTGATCAGGAGAAGGTTCCTCATGATTTGGGGGATAATATGATGGATCTGCACTATGAGTTCTTGGTTGTACATTATAGGTAATgaggttttctcctgaagagcaCTGTCTGATATCTTCATCATCTTTATAATCTAGTGATAACATGAAGGTTCCCTCAGACTTCTTACTGTGATTTCCTGTTAGGATTTAAAGCAGATTTTGTGATTTCGCTCTTTCAAGCCACAAATTTATAACCTTCTTCTTATTAGGCTGGAAACACACGTGCAGTTTTTAAGTCAAAGACAATATCAGATcaagcaggaaggagaagtcctTCCTTTTTATTGCCCATCACTCACTTTTGTCTTTGGCCTAAAAAACTGATCATTTGACATCGGGACTTTAGAGACGTATCTCTTTATTATGTCAGGATATTTAAGATTCCTACAAATACATTGGCACGCTTATACTTCAACTGCTCAGAGAGCAGAAGTCAGGTTTCAGGGGAGGTAGGTTAGGACTCTACTGGTGGGCAGATTCCGGACACAGACACTGCAGAAAGTGGTTATTATATCTTTGGATACAGAGAAGGAGTGTCTTGGGATGTGCACTTGTGAGTACTGAACAGAATAGTAATTTTGAAAATGTTGTACAGTCTGTATAAAGAGCCTGGGGCTCAGGTAAGTGTGCTGCTAGGCATCCTGCCAGGTCCCTTCAGAGGGGGATTAGACAGGGGATGCCCAATACGGGGGCCACTGGTTATAAAGAGCCTGGGGCTCAGGTAAGTGTGCTGCTAGGCATCCTGCCAGGTCCCTTCAGAGGGGGATTAGACAGGGGATGCCCAATACGGAGGCCACTGGTTGAGTCTTCTGGATGACAAAATATCAAGAGAATGAACTCCTTTCTGTTGTAGTCATTCTTTTCTTCTCTGCTTTCCAAGAGCCATTACTTTTCTATTCTCCCCTGACTTAGATGGCATCATGTAATGTCCACATAATGTACCAGGGACGGTTTAAACTTTTAACATATctcagttttttatatttttaaaaactttatattAACaccattttcaaaacttttgaaCCTATGATTGATCATAAGTATTTTACACTGCAATACATATTTACTGTAGAGTCGAATGATTTCCTCTGTCAGGGAGTAAAGAGAGCTGTAAGACGGCAACCAGCGCATGTGCTGCCCTGTCTGACCACTCAGGCTGCTAATGACTATGGCATATGAGTGGATAAACAGCCGGGATCTGAATTATCTCTGATCCCAACTGCTGAAGGCGAGTGTCCGCTTTAcacacaaccagcaccaccatgcAGGGAGCTAGTCCGGAGCCCACTCCATGCACTCTGTGctggcagtgtgaaacaggccttaggaTACAGGGATTGCAGAGGTGCAGAAGGACCTGTGAGCGAGTCGGTTTAATACAGGGGGAATATTGCAGAGGAGAAACATGACGCTAACCTCGGTTAAGGTAATGCTTATATTTTAGAATTAAAAAGACCTGAAAAATATTAAGATTTTGACAGAGGGAGCGTGTACTTTGTGCGCTTTGATATGTCATTTTTTTGTATATAGTCAGCGTAAGGAACGCTTACAGGACAAACTTTGTGGTATTAACTATGTACGAGAACTTTTATATCTACAGATAGAAGACCAGCCATCTCTATCCCTCAGCTTAATGTCTGTCTAAACTGGTGTCTGTACTGGTCAACTCTACCGACTGAAACCTGTACGTCAGTAGAAACGTGTCTGCCATTTACAGCGATGTCAGCGATGATGCGACCAAAATGTCTATGGATGTAAATGGCAAATTGAAGGCAACCTCATCATCTGTATAATCAGTCTGGTCGGAAATCTCCAATCAAACGAGAATAACTAAGAACACAATGGAGTCCTCCTAAACCCACAAACCTATCATTTAACATTTATGAGACACATAGTCCTACTGCAATGGTAAGTCTGCAAGTGCGATAAGAGATAGCAGCCGCATACAGTCTGAAGATGATCAAAATGGACGATCTCCACCAAAATGAACGATTGCTTAAGCCGACCAATGAAAGACTGTTATCATCTGAAAACAACTCAGCTAGGTTTACCATTTTTGTCCGATAGTCAAAAGATCTTTCTCTGTACTCCTtctggacctgtcctctgccttctacattactctgtgctcctccttctagacccgATCTCTTCCTTCTATATTACTCTGTGCTCCTACTTCTAGACCCgatctctgccttctacattactctgagCTCCTCCTTCAAGACCTGTCCTGtgtcttctacattactctgtgcctCACCTTCTAGACCTTCCCTCTgccttttacattattttgtgctcctccttctagaccctTCCTctaccttctacattactctgtcctcctccttctagacTTATCCTCTGCCTTCTTCAttattctgtcctcctccttctaaacctgtcctctgccttcttacattactctgtcctccttcttctAGACTTattctctgccttctacattactcggTCCTCCTTATTCTAGAAgtttcctctgccttctacattattctgtcctcctccttctagacctgtcctctgccttccaaATTACTCTGTGCACCTCCTTCTAGACCCGACCTCTGCCTTCTAcatgactctgtcctcctccatctagacctgacctctgccttctacattactctgtgctcctcctaaatctgtcctctgccttctacgtTACTGTTTCCTTCTTCTAGATCAGTCTTCTGCCTTTTATATTACTCTGttctccttctagacctgtcctctgccttttacATTACTGtgtcctcctccttctagacttatcctctgccttctacattactgtgTTCTCCTTATTCTAGAagtgtcctctgccttctacattattttgtcctcctccttctagacctgccCTCTGCCTTCCAAATTACTCTGTGCACCTTCTTacagacctgtcctctgccttctacattattcTGTAGTCCTCCTTCTAAACCTgttctctgccttctacattactgttTCCTCCTTCTAGACTTTACTCTGTTCTCCTCCTTCTgggcctgtcctctgccttctacattactctgtgcttcTCCTTCTAGACctttcctctgccttctacattactttgTCCTCCTTCttctagaccagtggtggcgaacctatggcacgggtgccagaggcggcactctgagccctctctgtgggcacccgcaccctggaaaaagtctatggtgtaccaatatgacttttcctgccattcatcagtgcagggtacACTATGCACATcgcaggcagcacactgaatgtaggcaggatattatagctaaatggtaAAGTACATGGacgatatactatactggactgtagtattcagggtaaattgccgtgttggcactttgcaataaataagtgggttttgggttgcagtttgggcactcagcccCTAaatggttcaccatcactgttctagactatcctctgccttctacattactctgtcctccttattCTAGATGTGTCCTCTGCCCTCTACATTTATCTGTCCTACTTCGTTCCAGCGCACAGGGAGTGGGAGTGAAAAGGCCGCTGGGCTGTATCAGTGCGGGGGACTTAAATAGGGAAACCGGCGCGATACTAAGCGCCAACCTCCTGAGACAACAAAATACAGGCGGTGAGACATAGATGCCGGAGACACTTCCCTGCATCTTAACAGGACACGGACCACTGTCTTTTTAGTGTCTCTGAAAAACGGACCTGTCGATATATCCGACACCTTCCGCGTTCAACTGAACAACTACTGAAGCGGTTAGTAAATTCTGGATCAATTTAATATGATcccccatttttttctttttattatacaATCGGGACAAATTGTGACTGTTCTTGGTGTATATTTTCCCTTTTCCTTTACTTTAGTTAACCCTCCAAGATCGAATATCTCCCCTGATGAGTCCCCAGATAGTGGGACGAAACATGTTGGGACAATAGAGAGGGAATCCATAAGGGATTTAGGCCCCTTACAGGGAAAGGTTCCTGACggggtcgcccctatcggggcgggtgctctgtatttCTGTTAGGCAGGGCCTATTAGCCCCAATCCCAATACATCCATTAGGGATTAGATCTAGGGCTAGGTAGGACCCTGTCCCATAGAAGACTCCATTCAGCAAATACGAGCCTAACTGCGTACCTGAACCGTTTGGACCTATACAGACGGGAGTAGTTTGGACAGAACTGTATCCCCTGATCTGGTAAGAAAATTCCATATCAGTATAGGGAATGTCCATCAACAGGTACAACATTTATCACTGTTAATTTATGAATATAGATAGTG
The genomic region above belongs to Bufo gargarizans isolate SCDJY-AF-19 chromosome 4, ASM1485885v1, whole genome shotgun sequence and contains:
- the LOC122936060 gene encoding zinc finger protein 501-like, with product MMELLTGEVPVRCQDVAVYFSMEEWEYIEGQEDLYEEAMMEELRPLTFPGNHSKKSEGTFMLSLDYKDDEDIRQCSSGENLITYNVQPRTHSADPSYYPPNHEEPSPDQSQIAITRPDLLYNPLNHEDPPSDQSQNVISAGQKGDERFQSGECGKLFLKSSSLFAHRRIHTGEKPYSCSLCGKCFTRKSNLIIHERIHTGEKPYSCSECGKYFGLKSNLIIHQRIHTGEKPYSCSECGKCFKDKSNLITHEKHHTGGKPYSCSECGKCFTVKSHLIRHAQIHTGEKQFSCSECGKSFIYHSHLVRHLRSHTGVKPYSCSECEKCFTDNSNLVTHERIHTGEKPYSCSECGKCFTNKSYLETHQRSHTGEKPFSCPECGKCFTNKSALIMHKKTHTGEKPYSCPECEKCFLKKSNLVLHERTHTGEKPYSCSLCGKCFTDKSTLVRHERIHTGVKPYSCSVCEKCFTSKSNLVTHERIHPGEKPL